GAACGACCGCTCGCTGCGCGATATCGTCACCTCGCTGGGTGGCGTCGCTAACGGTGCGCCCCGCCAGGGCGGCTTCGACATCACGGTGGCTTCCGAAGTGATGGCAATTTTATGCCTGTCCAAGGACCTGACCGACCTGCAGCGCCGTCTTGGTAATATCATCGTCGGCTATTCGCGGGAACGTAAACCCGTTACCGCTAAGGATTTGAAGGCGTCAGGGGCGATGTCGGCACTGCTCAAGGATGCCATCAAGCCGAACCTGGTGCAAACCATGGAAAACAACCCGGCATTCATTCACGGCGGGCCGTTCGCCAACATCGCCCATGGCTGTAACACCATCATGGCGACACAGACGGCCTTGAAACTGGGTGAGTACGTGGTCACAGAGGCGGGCTTCGGTGCCGATCTGGGAGCCGAGAAATTCTTCGATATCAAATGCCGCAAGGCCGGCCTGAAGCCTGATCTTGTCGTTCTGGTGGCAACCATAAGGGCCTTGAAGATGCACGGCGGCGTTAAGAAAACAGATCTGAAGGCGGAAAATTTGGAAGCCCTGGAGGCAGGCTTCGTCAATTTGGAAAGGCACGTCTCGAATATTTCGCACTTCGGCATGAAAACCGTTGTCGCCATCAATAAATTTTCCTCTGACACGGCGGCGGAAGTTGAAATGGTCAAACAGAAATGCGCCGAACTGGGAGTCGAAGCCGTCGAATCCGATCACTGGGGCAACGGTGGCGCCGGGGCCGAAGATCTGGCCCGGGCGGTTGTCGCCAAAATCGAGAAGGCGGAATCAAATTTCCATCCCCTGTATCCCGATGAAATGACCCTGTGGAACAAAATTCGCACCATCGCCACGTCCCTTTACGGGGCCGAAGACATCATCGCCGACAAGAAAATTCGCGAACAGATCAATGGTCTGCAAAAGGATTACGGGCATTTCCCGATCTGTATCGCCAAGACCCAATACAGTTTTTCGACCGATCCCGATTTATATGGCGCGCCAACCGGCCACGCTGTGCCAATCCGCGAGGTTCGGCTTTCGGGCGGGGCGGAATTCCTGGTCGTCGTCTGCGGCGATATCATGACCATGCCGGGCTTGCCACGTGTTCCCGCAGCGACCAACATTCACATCGACAAGGATGGCCTTATCGCCGGACTTTTCTAGTTCCCGAACAACCCGCCCAGGCTTTTGCCGATGCTTTCAAGCGGGTTGTCGCTTTTCTTTTCGGTTGGCGCGGGTGGGGGCGCACTGCCTGACTGGGATTTAGGGGCTTCGGCAGTTTTCATAGCGCCCGGGACAACCTTCTTTCCGGCAAGGGCAGGGGTGCAGTAGTCGGTGTTGTCGGTTTGGGCAACGGTCTCCTTGGCTACTTTTTCGACCAGCAGGGATAATCCCAGGGTGGCGATAGCAGCCCCTGTGCGGGCCGCTCCGGCGACCACATTGCCGGCAGCCCCTGCCATGTCCACATGCCAGTCGGGTTTGGCGAAGGTGCCGGAAATATCAACCGGAACCATGGCCACCGTCGCCAGATTGGCTTTCTTTGAACGTGGATCAACGCGCAGTTTCAGGGTTTCATTAGCCAGATTGGCGCTGCCTGAACCGATAACGGAAATACCACCGGTTTCAAAAACAATGGCGTGTGCGCCAGCCATTCCCTTGTTGATGTTGAACTGAACCACAGCACAACGGATCGCCTTGTCGTCCTGGCTGTCAAAAACATTGAGCATGTCGGTGGAGATAATGTTGAGCGCACCGCTCTCAAGCCTGCCATCCTTGACCTGAACACGGGTTTTGCCGTTCAGACCGGCCATCAATTGACGGACCGACAGGCCGGAACCGGAAACATCGACATTCACATCAACCTTGCCCGTGGCCATGTCGCCAAGGCCCTGCTGGACAAGGATTTGCCCGTAGTCGATCTGTTTGCCACTGATTTTTGCTTTCAGGGCCGCCGTTGCCCGGGAGGCATCGAGCAGCACGTTGGCGTTAATCCTGCCACCGGCAACAACCGCGCCCAAGGGGTCAACACTCAGGCGGCCGTTCTTCAAGCTCAATTTTAGCGTGACGTTGGTGATATCCATGCCCTGAACGATCACCTTGGCGGCATCGAAGGCGACTTTCGCATCTGCGGCCTTAAGGCCATCCAGCGGCAACGGATCGCCCGGGAAAACCCTTCCGTCACTGGCTTTTGTCGGTGCAGGCGCCGCCGGTTTGTCTGATTTGGGCAGCAGTTCATCAAGATTCAGGGTATCGGTTTTTAGCGCCACATCGACAGCCGGGCGGGCACCGCCCAGATCAGCCGCAACCCTGCCTGTCAGCGCAAGCGGACCAAGGGAAAGGTCAAGGTCAGCCAGGGAAATTTTAGTCGGTCCATCCAGTTTCAGCTGTGAGTTGATTTTGAAGGCTCCCTTTATGGGCAGGTCCATGCCCTTAAGGCTGGGTTCCAGCGCCGCCGCTGCGGCCAGGGTTTCATCGAGAGAACCACCGCTGACGCTTAGTTTCAGATCGGCCATGGGTGCGCCATCCGGTGCGCCAAGTTTGCCTTCAAGGCCAATGGCGACTTTAAGGGCGGCAATGTCGAGCTTGACCGGGAACATACCGCCACCACCGATGGCGCCAATGGAACCCAGCTGACCGTCGACGCTAAAGGCCTGATTGTTGATATTTCCTTTAACCATCAGATCGCGGGGGGCGCTCAAACCGCCCGATTTCAAATCGACGGTGTCCAGCTTAAGGGCGTATTGCTGTCCTGCCTGGGCGTCCTTGTAGGTAACGGTGACATCTTTAATGCTGACGCTGTTTACCACCGGCAAAACAACGTCGCCCTCACTTGGGGCCGTCGGGGCTTTTGTCGCCGGCGCTCCGAAATCCCAGTTGGCTTTGCCGGACTTGTCCTTTTCCGCCAAAAGCTCAACCCCTTGCAGGGTCACCTGATTGATTTTTATTTCACCCGACAGCAGTGGCATCAGCGACATTTCGGCGGCGAAATGCTTGATCGAAACCATGTTGGGACTTGATCCCCAGGGGGCGTTGGCAAAGCTGACGCCATCGACAGAAATACTGGGAGTCAGCGAAATGGAAAGGTCCAGATCCCCGGCGATGGTCAAATCACGCCCGGTCGCGGCCTTGGCCTGTTCGGCAATCACACCCTTGTATTGATTGAAATCGATTGATTTGATGATGGCGACCCCGGCGATGACGAGGGCGATTAACAACACGCCAATGGCGGATAAGATCTTTATGGCCTTGCTCATGGGGGTCCTCCGAACATTTTTTTTATTTCACAATTATTATAGGCCCGAAATGTAGGGGAATCCACATGCCGGATTCAGGGCGTGTAGCTAATCCTGTAAATCACCCCCTGCCGGTCATCGGAAATCAGCAGGGAACCGTCAGGCAATTCATTGATATCGACCGGCCGTCCCCATGCTAGCAACCCTTCGGTGAAAGGCTCCCACGATTGGGCCCGGCCCTTTTCATCAAAGCGCACCCGGGCCACCCGGTAGCCATCTGGAATGGACCTGTTCCATGATCCGTGATGGGCGACGAAGGCATCACCGCGCATGTCCGCTGGAAACATCCCGCCTTTGTAGAAGTGCAAACCCAATGGTGCGACATGGGCGCTAAAGGTTAAATCCGGCTGGACGGCGCTCGCCGGGGGGGCTTGGTTGGAAAATTCATCGGTGCGGGCATCACCGCCACCGAAAAACGGATAACCGAAGTGAAGGCCTGCTTTCTCTGCCCGGTTCAATTCTTCGGGGGGCAGGTCGTCACCCATTTGATCCGCACCATTGTCGGTGAAATGAAGGGCTCCGCTTAGGGGGTGAAAATCCATGCCGACTGAATTGCGAATACCGCGTGCGAAAATGGCCGGGTCTGAGCCATCGGGGTTCATGCGGATAATGACTCCCTGATTGCCTTCAGGCATGCAGATATTACAGGGCGAACCGGCGCTCACATAAAGCTTGCCATCGGGACCGAAGGCAAGGTCACGGCGACCATGCCAGCCACTATCGGTCAGGTCGTCGAAAATAGTTTCTGGGCGGGCTTTGCTGAGCGCTTGCAGGCTGTCGCCCCGGTAGCGGCTGATCCGGTGCTGCTCGCCCACATACAAATAACCATCCCGCCAGGCGACCCCGTGGGGAACCGTGAGACCGGCCTTTAAAAGCAGGGTCTTGCCGGCTTTTTCACCGGCAAAGGGAATGCCGTAGACGGCGTGATCCGTGGAACCGGCAAAAACCGTCTTTAGTTCAGTTGAAACCGTGATCGCACGGACACCGGGGGCGCTTGCGAATATTTCAATGGAGAATCCCGGTGGCAGGCGAACCTCGCTCAAGCGATCATTTGTACCTGCGCAAGCCGTCGAACTGATGAGCGCCAGGCCAAACAAGCCACCAATCAATCTTTGCAGGAATTTACCACCCATAATCATTAACCTTGGTATTATCACCCATTCGGATAAAAATGATCTGATTCCAGAAAAAATATAAAGGATTACGGGTTGAACCGGAAGCTAAGACGCCAACAAGCAAAAATGAACAAGAAGGCCGGGGGTGCGGATAGCCAGGAGGTCGCGCGGCTGCTTGAACAGGGGTTCGGACAGCATCAAACGGGAAACCTGGACGAGGCTGAAGACCTGTACCATAAAATTCTCGAGCTTGATCCGGGTCATGCCGAAGCAAACCATCTGCTCGGCGTCATCGCCCTTGATAAGGCCGATTACCCGACAGCCTGCACGTTGATGGAAAAGGCTGTCCTGACAAACCCCAAGCATTTCATTGCCCATAATAATCTGGGCAACGCCCGCACGGCCCTGGGCGATCTTGGTCAAGCTGGGAAATGTTACCGCAAGGCGCTGAAATTCAAGCCCGATTATGCCATGGCTCACAACAACCTGGGCAATGTGTTGAAACAGACGGAGGACTATGTGGAGGCAGAAAAGCATTACCTCCGCGCGGTCTCTCTGGATGGCGACTATAGCGAGGCCCTGTCGGGTCTTGGTGCTGTGCAGCTGGAATTAGGCAAGGTAGAGGAAGCCGAACAAAACTGCCTTCGCGCCCTGCAGATCAATCCTGATTTTGGCGAGGCACACAGCAATCTGGGTAACGTGCTGGCGGAAAAGGGCGCTTATACAGAAGCGATAAGCCATCATCGCCGCGCTGTTGATTTTAGCCCGGGGAATGCCGGGGTCCTGAACGATCTGGGTAATGTCCTCAAAGACAGCCAGCAATTCGAGGAAGCCCGCGACATCTACAGCCAGGCCATCGCCATCGATCCGGAAGACGCCAAAGCCAACTATAACCTGGCCATGGCCCACATGACCGATGGCGACCTGCTTGAGGGCTTCAAGGGTTTTGAGTGGCGCTGGAAAGTAGCGGGCATGGTCGAAAACCGCGATTTCCCCGGCGAAGAATGGAACGGTGAACCGTTGGACGGACGCACCATCCTTATTCATGCCGAACAGGGATTGGGTGACAGCATCCAGTTTTGCCGCTATCTGCCGTTGCTGGTAGCAAGCGGTGCCAAGGTGGTGTTCGAGTGCCAACCGGCGCTGGTTGATCTTGTTTCAAACATGGGCGAGAACATCACCGTCTTCGCCCACGGCGAAACACCGCCTCCCTATGATCTGATCCACGCGCCCTTGCTAAGCCTGCCGCGGCTTCTTGGCACGACCCTGCAAACGGTTCCAGCGGATCATCCCTACCTTCAGGCGGACGCGACTTTAAGCGCCGGGTGGGAAGGGCGCTTAAGCCAGTATAGTGGCCCGAAAATCGGCCTGATCTGGCGCGGCGGTGCGGCCCACCTGAACGATCGCAACCGTTCGGCCCCGTTAGCCCTGTTCGATTCCTGTTTAAATGTGCCGGGGGTTAACTTTTTTAGCCTTCAAAAAGATCGCCCGAAAGAAGACAATAATCTGCCCGAGCGGTTTATCGATCTGGGTAAGGATTTTGACAGTTTTTCTGACACGGCGGCGGCCCTGAAAAATCTCGATCTGGTGATTTCCGTCGATACCGCCGTCGCCCATTTGGCGGGTGCCGTCGGCTCACCGGTGTGGACGCTGCTGGCTTACCCCAGCGACTGGCGCTGGTTGGTGGAACGCGAGGACACGCCCTGGTATCCGACCATGCGGCTGATGCGAAAAGAAGCAGGACAAGATTGGCAGGCCCTTTTGGAGAGGGTCGCAACAGACATTAAAAACATGGAATGGACTTGAAACCATGACCGATAAAATTGACCAAGCGGCACTCGACTACCACGAATACCCAAAGCCCGGAAAGCTTGAGGTCGTTGCCACCAAACCACTGGCAACCCAGCGCGACCTAGCCCTTGCCTATTCCCCGGGAGTCGCTGCGGCGTGCCGGGAAATTGTCGAAAACCCGGCCGATGTCTCCCGCTATACGGCTCGTGGAAATCTGGTTGGCGTTATCAGCAACGGCACCGCCGTGCTGGGGCTCGGGGCGATTGGTCCACTCGCCTCCAAGCCGGTAATGGAAGGCAAGGCGGTGCTGTTCAAGAAATTCGCCGGCATCGATGTTTTTGATATCGAAATTGACGAGACCGACCCCCAGAAGATGATCGACATCATCGCCAGTCTGGAGCCGACTTTCGGGGCGATCAATCTTGAAGATATCAAAGCGCCTGAATGTTTCACCGTCGAGACCGAACTGCGCAAGCGCATGAACATTCCGGTTTTTCACGACGATCAACATGGAACCGCCATTGTTTCGGGCGCCGCCATCTTTAACGGCCTGCGCGTTGTCGGTAAGGAATTCGCCGATGTGAAACTGGTTTCGACCGGTGGCGGGGCCGCCGGTATCGCCTGTCTTAACTTGCTTGTGTCCATGGGCCTCAAGCCTGAAAACATCACCCTGGTTGACCGCATCGGCGTTGTTTACAAGGGTCGCAAAAAGGAAATGGATCCGCAGAAAGACCGCTACGCCATTGAGACCAAGGCGCGCACCCTTGATGACGTTATCGACGGGGCAGATATTTTCCTTGGCCTTTCCGCACCCGGCGTGCTGACCAAGGATATGGTCGGGCGGATGGCTGACAAACCCATCATCATGGCGCTTGCCAACCCGGAACCGGAAATCACCCCCGATGACGTGAAAGCCGTCAGGTCGGACGCGGTCATCGCCACCGGCCGTTCGGACTTCCCCAACCAGGTCAACAACGTGTTGTGCTTCCCGTTTATTTTCCGCGGTGCGCTCGATGTCGGGGCGACGACCATTAACGAGGAAATGAAAGTCGCCTGCGTCAAGGCGATCGCCAATCTGGCCATGGCGGAATCATCGGACGTTGTCGCCAGCGCCTATAGCGGCGAGGATTTGATGTTCGGCCCCGAATACCTGATCCCCAAACCCTTTGACCCGCGACTGATCATCGAAATCGCCCCGGCCATCGCAAAGGCGGCCATGGACAGCGGCGTCGCGACCCGGCCAATTGAGGATTTCGACGCATACTATGAAAAACTCAACCGCTTCGTTTTCCGTTCCGGCATGTTGATGAAGCCGGTGTTCGAGCGGGCCAAGCGCCATCCCAAACGTCTGGTCTATACCGAAGGCGAAAGCAGGCGTGTGCTGCGCGCCGTACAGGTCGTCGTCGACGAAGGACTGGCCCGACCGATCCTGATCGGCAGGCCCGATGTCATCGACAGCCGTATCGAGAAGCTGGGTCTTAGGCTGAAAGCGGAGCGGGACTTTGATCTTTGTAACCCGGAAGCTGATCCGCGCTACGAGGACTATTGGCGGACTTTCCATAAAATCATGGAGCGAAAGGGCGTCTCGCCCGATGCGGCGCGGACCATTGTTCGCACCAACACCACCGTCATCGCCGCCCTGATGGTTTACCGGGGCGAGGCCGACACCATGATCTGTGGCACCTACGGCCAGTACACCTGGCATTTGGAATACATTCTTAATGTGCTGGGGCTGGCCGAAGGGGTGCAGGATGTTTCGGCCCTCAGCACGCTTATTCTGCCGAGCGGCACCTTCTTCTTCTGCGACACCCATATCACCCGCGATCCCAACGTCGATGAACTGGTGGAAATGACCGAAATGGCCTGCGACGGCGTCAAACGTTTTGGCGAAGTGCCCAAGGTGGCGCTGTTGTCCCATTCCAACTTTGGTTCCGCTCGCTCCAAATCGGCCGAAAAAATGGCAGAGGCGGCGAGAATCCTGCGCGAGAAGCTGCCTGATCTGGAAATCGAAGGCGAAATGCATGCCGACAGCGCTTTAAACGAGGAATTGCGGCTGCGCATCTTTCCGGGCAGCCGCCTGACCGGTCAGGCCAACCTGCTGATCTTCCCAACCCTGGACGCCGCCAACGCCGCCTTCAATCTGGTCAAGGCGCTGGGCAAGGGCATCTCGGTCGGCCCGATTCTGCTGGGTGCGGCCAAACCGGTGCACATCCTGACCCCGTCAGTAACGGTCCGCGGCATCGTCAACATGAGCGCGGTAGCCGTGGTTGACGCGCATATTGCGAGTAAGGAAGCGGAGGAGGGTTAGGGGGGCAACACACCCACCAATCTCATCGACAAATACAACGTCACCCCGGACTTGATCCGGGGTCCAGTTTTTTTTTAACGTTGAGTGTTACTGGGATTACAGCGTTTTCCCGAAATTAGTTTCATCATAATTCGCTAGTCAAGCGAGCTTTGTTTATGAGCGAGGACTCCTAATCCAACGTCATGTCTAGTGAATTATTTTTAATGTTCACCTTAGGTTCTTATTAACAGTATCCGTTGATGCATGATATATTTGATGAACAGTACGACTCGCTTTGCATAAAAGGCAAATCAAACTCTCCACAGCTTGTGAATAAATTCAGGCTGGAGAGGAGGTCAGCGTGGGTTGTATAATTTGAGATAGATTCGTGACGTAGCTCAAATGGATAGAGCACCCGCTTTCGACGTCTCGTAGTTCCTATGCAGTTCTACTTTAGGGGCGGGAGGTTGCAGGTTCAAGTCCTGTCGTTGCGCCCATTTTTCCCCTAATGCTTCAGTTCCATCATTGTTGATCTATTTGCTGGCGCTGGAGGGCTCACCATATAAGGAAATTAAATGTCTCAATGGCAAACAGTAGTCGCTATCTATGCTGCCATCGTTGCAACTGGTGCCCTTGCCCTTGAGGTCCGTCGATGGGTTGAGGGGAGAGCGAGGGTTTTTGTCTCTGTTTCACCAGGAATGATTCTGGCTGGAAATGGAGAAATAAATGAAGACAAAAGGTATCTAGTCGTAACAGCGGTCAATCGTGGGAGCTTACCGACAACAGTCACACACATGGTTTTGCTTGAATACAAATCCTTTTGGCACCGATGGCGTGAAAAATCCAGTAGCGCTGCATTGGTTACAAATCCGGTGCTTTCTGGATATCCTCAAAACCTTCCCAGAGAGCTACCTCCGGGTAGCGAGTGGAAAGGTATTGGTAACCATGATAAAAGTCTTGAGGAATGGATAGCGACAGGAAAGCTATACGCAGGAGTCTACTGCACCCACTCGGACCGCCCAATTCTGGAAAAGGTTCGAAAAGCAACAATTAAGGAAAATGTTTCCTAACAAACCTTAGGAACATGAATAAGAGTTGCGGTGAAACCTAAACAAATACCGCCCCCACTTCTCTGTCATTCCGGACTTGATCCGGAATCCAGTTCTTCACTTTTCATAAAAGCTTATAGAGCCACCGTAATTGTGACTTGATCTACGGTGATACCATAAGCCTCGGCCACTTCAGCTTTAGCATTTGCAACAACTTCCGCAGGAACTTTAATTTCCGCATTGGCTAGTCCCTCAGTTGTGGCAACTCCTCTTCGCTTCAAATCAATAGTATCTATGTGATATTTCTCCCACTTTTCGCCTACATAGGCGCACGCGAGATTTTCTTTGACAGGGCGAAAATAACACACGCGCATATCATTACCTTTTGTGTCCGGGTGGGCTTTAACCCAGATCGCATGTGCCTTCTGGTAATGATTCACAACATCAATTTTGGGAACATCATAGAGTTCAATCTTGTGTGAGTTAAGCATGAGCATGGCACATAAAACGCGAGAAACATCATCTCCCATACCTATCAACTCGGCATCGGCGTCGAAGCCTCTTGCCGAGGTTATCATTGACCCTCTTATCGATGCCTTGAGGTTTGCGTATTCGCCGTTTGGCAGTTCAACCACCCAACGCTGACCTGAGCCAATTCTAACAAGGGGAGTGCCTTTATCAGTAAAATAATCAAAAACGGCATCACGAAGATTTTGAGTTTTGTATTTCATCTTATGCCTCCGTAGGAATTGTATACTTGTTTTAATTCTTGCAAAAAATTCACTAGTTGTCAATTACCCATTTAAATTATAGTGAATGAGTAAATGATGGGTAAATTACATGTGTTATCAAAAATGATGCCAGAATCAAGAACTGGATTTCGGATCAAGTCCGGAATGACGACAGTTTGCAAAAATTCGGAATGACGAAAGTTGTTAGCAGGTTGTATGGTTTTGCCGGGAAGGCAGCGAGAGGATTGGGTGTCGCGTTTTGGATGCCCCCTAAACAACACCCCCAGCCGCAAAGCCCGACGCCCAGGCCCATTGGAAGTTGAAGCCGCCCAAGTGGCCGGTTACGTCTGTGACTTCGCCGATGAAGTACAGGCCTTCGACTTTTTTGGCCTCGAAGGTTTTTGATGACAGCTCTTTGGTATCGACGCCGCCGACGGTGACTTCGGCGGTGCGGTAGCCTTCACTGCCTTTTGGCTTCACCCGCCAGTCATTGATGGTTTGGGCCAGCCTCGCCAGTTTTTTGTCAGGGATATCGGCGAGGCGTTGTTGCTGGTCATAATCTCCGCTCATTGCGCGGGCCAGGCGTTTGGGCAGGATGTCGGCCAGCACGCTGGTCGGGGCCTGTTTGGGTTGGCTCTGTTTGGCGTCTTTAAGATACGCGAACACATCGACGCCCGGGGCAAGGTCTATGGCGATTTCCTGACCTTTCAACCAGTAGGAGGAGATTTGCAGGATCGCCGGGCCGCTGAGGCCCCGGTGGGTGAACAGCAGCGCTTCCTTGAAGCGAACCTTGCCGCAACTGACCTCCACGTCTTGCGAGACACCGGCCAGTTTTTTCATGGCCTGGCAGAGATCATCATCAAAAGTCAGGCCGACCAGACCGGCACGGGGCTGAATGACGCCCAGGCCAAATTGGCGGGCGATTTCGTAACCAAAACCGGTTGCGCCTATTTTCGGAATGCTGGGGCCGCCGCAAGCGACCACCAGCGAGGCGCACCCGTAAGCGCCACGATCCGTATCAAGATGAAATCCGTCTGCTTTTTTGGTGACGCCGCCGATGGAGGTGGCGCTCTGGATGGTGACACCGGCTTCGTCCGATTCGGCCAGCAACATGTCGATGATTTGTGTCGCGGAGCCATCACAGAAAAGTTGGCCCAGGGTTTTCTCGTGCCAGGCGATGCCGTGCGCATCAACCAGCGCGATAAAGTCTGCGGGGGTATAGCGGCTGAGAGCGGAAACACAAAAGTGCTGGTTTTCAGAGAGGAAATTTTCAGGACCCACATGCATATTGGTGAAGTTGCAGCGGCCGCCACCGGAAATACGGATTTTCTCGGCCACTTTTTGGGCGTGGTCGAGCACCAGCACATTGCGTCCGCGTTTTCCCGCTTCCACGGCGCACATCAGGCCCGCGGCCCCAGCGCCGATGATAATGACGTCATACTTTTTCAAAATGCTTCCCTTTCGGGTTCTTATATCGCATGCGGCATGTCGAAAAAACCTTGTTTAAGGTGGGCTCGCCGTGTCACCGTTTCGCCTTCGCTTGGCAGGAGTAACAAAAGTCATGACCACCCGTTACGACGCAATCATTATTGGCGCCGGTATTATCGGTAGCTGTATGGCTTTCGAGATGGCGAAGAAGGGCTGGAAGACCTTGAACGTTGACCGTTTGCCAGCCGCCGGTTACGGCTCGACCAGTTTCTCATGCGCCATCATTCGCACCCATTATTCAACACTGGATGGCACCGCGCTTGCTTACGAGAACTATTTCCACTGGCTCGACTGGGCCGGGTATCTGGGGGCACCTGACGAGTTGGGCCACGCCGAATTCCGTCACAGTGGCTGTTTGGTCATGAAGACGCCGAAGAACGGTGGCCTGAAGCATATGATCGAGCACATGAAAGTTCTCGACATTCCGTGGCAGGACTGGAGCCCTGAGGACATTCTGAACAAATTGCCGTTCATGGACCTTGCCAACTACAGCCCGCCCAAACTACCGACCGATCCGGCCTTTGCCGAACCGACAGGCGGCAGTATCGAAGGCGGCATCTTCTTTCCTTGTGCGGGTTACATGAATGACCCGCAGTTGAGCACCCACAACGCCCAGCGGGCAGCCGAGGCGCATGGTGCGGAATTCCGCTTCAATGCTGATGTGACCGCCATTCGTCAGGACAAGGGCCGGGTGCAGGGTATCACTCTTGCTGATGGCAGCGAAATCGATGCGCCGGTGGTTGTCAACGTGGCCGGACCTCACTCATCGAAAATCAACGAAATGGCCGGGGTCGCGGACAAGATGGCCCTGACCACCCGGGCCCTGCGGGAAGAGGTCGCGTATATTCCGGGCCCCGCCGGTTTCGATATTGAAAAGGACGGGTTGATCACCTCTGACAGCGATGTTGGCAGTTACAGCCGCCCGGAAGTTGGTAACCGTATCCTCGTGGGCAGTGAAAATCCTGAATGCGATCTCGAAGAATGGGTCGATGCGGATAATTATTCCACCGACCCAACCGACCAGATGCGCTATCAGGTCATGCGACTGGCGCAACGGATGCCGACCCTTGGAATTCCCGAACACCCGACAGGCGTGGTTTCGCTTTATGACGTCACCCCGGACTGGATACCCATTTACGACAAGACCGATCTGGATGGCTTCTATCTGTCCATTGGCTCAAGCGGTAACCAGTACAAGAACGCACCGGTCGCAGGGAAAATGATGACGGCGCTAATCGAGGCTTGTGAAAAGGGCCAGGATCACGACACTGATCCGGTTATCTATACCCTGGAGCGCATGGAGCGACCGCTCGACGTCGGCTTTTTCTCGCGTAACAGGGCGATCAACGAGGACAGCAGTTTTTCCGTCCTCGGTTGATCCTACCTTACCGGGTGGCGATCATTTTATTGAAAACGGTTAGGGTGCTGGCGAATTCTCCATATTAGGGAATAGGGGCGGGGGCCTTTTTCACATTTTGATGTG
Above is a genomic segment from Rhodospirillaceae bacterium containing:
- a CDS encoding NADP-dependent malic enzyme codes for the protein MTDKIDQAALDYHEYPKPGKLEVVATKPLATQRDLALAYSPGVAAACREIVENPADVSRYTARGNLVGVISNGTAVLGLGAIGPLASKPVMEGKAVLFKKFAGIDVFDIEIDETDPQKMIDIIASLEPTFGAINLEDIKAPECFTVETELRKRMNIPVFHDDQHGTAIVSGAAIFNGLRVVGKEFADVKLVSTGGGAAGIACLNLLVSMGLKPENITLVDRIGVVYKGRKKEMDPQKDRYAIETKARTLDDVIDGADIFLGLSAPGVLTKDMVGRMADKPIIMALANPEPEITPDDVKAVRSDAVIATGRSDFPNQVNNVLCFPFIFRGALDVGATTINEEMKVACVKAIANLAMAESSDVVASAYSGEDLMFGPEYLIPKPFDPRLIIEIAPAIAKAAMDSGVATRPIEDFDAYYEKLNRFVFRSGMLMKPVFERAKRHPKRLVYTEGESRRVLRAVQVVVDEGLARPILIGRPDVIDSRIEKLGLRLKAERDFDLCNPEADPRYEDYWRTFHKIMERKGVSPDAARTIVRTNTTVIAALMVYRGEADTMICGTYGQYTWHLEYILNVLGLAEGVQDVSALSTLILPSGTFFFCDTHITRDPNVDELVEMTEMACDGVKRFGEVPKVALLSHSNFGSARSKSAEKMAEAARILREKLPDLEIEGEMHADSALNEELRLRIFPGSRLTGQANLLIFPTLDAANAAFNLVKALGKGISVGPILLGAAKPVHILTPSVTVRGIVNMSAVAVVDAHIASKEAEEG
- a CDS encoding NAD(P)/FAD-dependent oxidoreductase, whose amino-acid sequence is MKKYDVIIIGAGAAGLMCAVEAGKRGRNVLVLDHAQKVAEKIRISGGGRCNFTNMHVGPENFLSENQHFCVSALSRYTPADFIALVDAHGIAWHEKTLGQLFCDGSATQIIDMLLAESDEAGVTIQSATSIGGVTKKADGFHLDTDRGAYGCASLVVACGGPSIPKIGATGFGYEIARQFGLGVIQPRAGLVGLTFDDDLCQAMKKLAGVSQDVEVSCGKVRFKEALLFTHRGLSGPAILQISSYWLKGQEIAIDLAPGVDVFAYLKDAKQSQPKQAPTSVLADILPKRLARAMSGDYDQQQRLADIPDKKLARLAQTINDWRVKPKGSEGYRTAEVTVGGVDTKELSSKTFEAKKVEGLYFIGEVTDVTGHLGGFNFQWAWASGFAAGGVV
- a CDS encoding FAD-binding oxidoreductase — translated: MTTRYDAIIIGAGIIGSCMAFEMAKKGWKTLNVDRLPAAGYGSTSFSCAIIRTHYSTLDGTALAYENYFHWLDWAGYLGAPDELGHAEFRHSGCLVMKTPKNGGLKHMIEHMKVLDIPWQDWSPEDILNKLPFMDLANYSPPKLPTDPAFAEPTGGSIEGGIFFPCAGYMNDPQLSTHNAQRAAEAHGAEFRFNADVTAIRQDKGRVQGITLADGSEIDAPVVVNVAGPHSSKINEMAGVADKMALTTRALREEVAYIPGPAGFDIEKDGLITSDSDVGSYSRPEVGNRILVGSENPECDLEEWVDADNYSTDPTDQMRYQVMRLAQRMPTLGIPEHPTGVVSLYDVTPDWIPIYDKTDLDGFYLSIGSSGNQYKNAPVAGKMMTALIEACEKGQDHDTDPVIYTLERMERPLDVGFFSRNRAINEDSSFSVLG